In a single window of the Rhodoferax saidenbachensis genome:
- a CDS encoding TniB family NTP-binding protein: MSDQTDFPHLNDAAKALIHASDAQRIHAIRSGTWLGYARAKEILIRMEDLLEYPRITRMPNMLLVAPSFNGKTSILERFLALHPPDLDPEGETTICPVLMVEAPPSPDVSSFYSRTLDALMTPYKPTASVQEKNSQIKLLFKQMGVKMLIVDEIHHLIAGSLNKQRDFRNALKSLGNETKVVIVAAGTEDAYNAFNTDPQMSSRFTPEELPLWRANKDFGSLLATLELRSPLKKPSNLKDPAKMLEMHSRSEGTLGDMCDLFKELAVDAIRSKAEEITLDSIRALRWVPPSKRKQYRRL; encoded by the coding sequence ATGTCTGATCAAACAGATTTCCCGCATCTCAACGACGCTGCCAAGGCTTTGATCCACGCGTCCGATGCGCAGCGCATTCATGCGATCCGTTCCGGTACTTGGCTCGGCTATGCGCGTGCGAAGGAAATCCTGATTCGGATGGAAGACTTGCTGGAGTATCCGCGTATCACGCGCATGCCCAACATGCTGCTGGTGGCGCCGTCCTTCAACGGCAAGACCTCCATCCTGGAGCGTTTTTTGGCGCTGCACCCGCCAGATCTGGATCCGGAAGGCGAAACGACGATTTGCCCGGTACTGATGGTGGAAGCACCCCCAAGTCCGGACGTGTCGTCCTTCTATTCGCGCACCTTGGATGCTTTGATGACTCCGTACAAACCAACCGCATCTGTGCAGGAGAAGAATTCCCAGATCAAGCTTCTGTTCAAGCAGATGGGAGTCAAGATGCTGATCGTGGATGAAATCCACCACCTAATTGCGGGAAGTCTGAACAAGCAGCGGGATTTTCGGAACGCGCTCAAGAGCTTGGGTAATGAAACCAAGGTGGTCATCGTTGCCGCAGGCACTGAGGATGCGTACAACGCCTTCAATACTGATCCGCAAATGTCCAGCCGCTTCACTCCCGAGGAGTTGCCACTTTGGCGTGCCAACAAGGATTTCGGTTCCTTGCTGGCGACTCTGGAGTTGCGCTCACCGCTCAAGAAACCATCGAATCTCAAGGATCCCGCCAAGATGCTTGAGATGCATTCCCGCAGCGAGGGCACACTGGGGGATATGTGTGATCTGTTCAAGGAGTTGGCGGTGGACGCCATCCGAAGCAAGGCGGAAGAGATCACTCTGGACAGTATCCGGGCGTTGCGCTGGGTACCGCCGTCCAAGCGGAAACAGTATCGGCGGCTTTGA
- a CDS encoding TniQ family protein has protein sequence MRGLTSPLWPIRYKPLPDELLTSWLVRLAYGHGLKVQTFCNLIFGNRRQVWNRDVDRLAPEWLVDELSRRTGTPLEVAYGTTLRSYEGRLFPKFRSSGALLWLQTLKMYHRKREGYGVQFCGACLADDPLPYFRKAWRVSFNTICIKHNRMLLDRCPQCGSAVMFHRMEMGRGSAFEAGSMAACHACGCDLRESPAISIMSYDEGATMWHLRLCRSIVDGVDLRDADINVGLMRVMHQLTTLLTTRFQNRGLDQYICRQLRVEGIELLPGRMPIETRPLLERHHMMQLVAWLMADLEPRLRGAWRAKAVRYNRMIKDFDDVPQFYAEIVEGFSDWRRQ, from the coding sequence ATGCGGGGCCTCACGTCACCACTGTGGCCCATCCGGTACAAGCCCCTCCCCGATGAATTACTGACATCCTGGTTAGTGCGTCTGGCTTACGGTCATGGTCTCAAAGTCCAGACCTTTTGTAATTTAATCTTTGGCAATCGGCGCCAGGTGTGGAACCGTGATGTGGATCGCCTTGCGCCGGAATGGCTGGTGGACGAATTGAGCAGACGCACAGGCACTCCCTTGGAAGTCGCTTATGGCACGACATTGCGGTCCTACGAGGGGAGGCTCTTCCCCAAGTTCAGATCATCTGGGGCCTTGCTCTGGTTGCAGACCTTGAAGATGTACCACCGCAAGCGTGAGGGCTATGGCGTGCAGTTTTGTGGCGCGTGTTTGGCGGATGACCCTCTGCCGTATTTCAGGAAAGCATGGCGCGTGTCGTTCAACACCATTTGTATCAAGCACAACAGGATGCTCCTCGACCGCTGCCCTCAATGCGGTTCGGCGGTGATGTTTCACCGAATGGAAATGGGGCGTGGCAGTGCCTTTGAGGCGGGGTCCATGGCGGCGTGTCATGCATGCGGCTGTGACCTCAGGGAGTCGCCGGCCATATCGATCATGTCCTATGACGAAGGTGCCACGATGTGGCACCTGCGTTTGTGTCGCTCCATAGTGGATGGAGTCGATCTGCGTGACGCAGACATCAACGTGGGGCTGATGCGTGTCATGCACCAACTGACAACGCTGCTGACCACGAGATTTCAGAACCGAGGGCTGGATCAGTACATCTGTCGTCAGTTGAGGGTGGAGGGTATCGAGCTACTCCCTGGTCGTATGCCGATTGAGACTCGGCCGCTTTTGGAGCGTCACCACATGATGCAGTTGGTGGCGTGGCTCATGGCCGATCTGGAGCCAAGGCTGAGGGGTGCCTGGCGAGCGAAGGCGGTCCGCTACAACCGAATGATCAAAGATTTTGACGATGTGCCGCAGTTTTATGCGGAGATCGTTGAGGGGTTTTCTGACTGGAGACGCCAATGA
- a CDS encoding TM0106 family RecB-like putative nuclease produces MKLISGSMLYDAVHCPHRVSMDVFEDPGLRDDPSPFLEMLWEQGWNHEFKVIERMGDGVLNLFALETAEKEVRTLEAIKNRVPLIYAGRIQHGDLVGEPDLLFLRGDAYVAGDIKSGSGFDGEESSGKLKKHYAVQVAHYTNILELLSFSDGTKSAVILDGGYKQVPYALAAPQGMRNKTTWWELYLETLQYIRQLLDRSETSRAALSAQCGHCHWRRRCDEVLREVDDLTLIAELGRAKRDAMFATFPNVASLAACDPASYISGAKTSFAGIGPDTLQKYRARAILLTQPDAKPYFREPVELPLSEIEVFFDIEDDPMRGICYLHGFVERRGGANGTERYIACIASEPTPAAEAVAFRSAWEYLMGFDGAARVYYYSKYERTAWKKLAERYPEVCSIDDVDALFLKEWMVDLLYDVVSKTEWPVNNRSIKTLAKYLGFRWRDSNPSGAASIEWYDQWVQTGSAEVRQRILDYNEDDCRATRVLLDGLRKIAGY; encoded by the coding sequence ATGAAGTTGATTTCCGGAAGTATGTTGTATGACGCGGTGCATTGTCCGCATCGTGTTTCTATGGACGTTTTTGAAGACCCTGGTCTTCGCGATGACCCTTCACCGTTTCTTGAAATGCTATGGGAGCAGGGTTGGAATCACGAGTTCAAGGTTATTGAGCGAATGGGCGACGGTGTATTGAATCTCTTTGCGCTGGAGACGGCCGAAAAAGAGGTACGCACTCTGGAGGCGATTAAAAACCGAGTACCACTGATATACGCGGGACGTATTCAACATGGTGACTTGGTCGGCGAGCCAGACCTCTTGTTCCTGCGTGGCGATGCATATGTCGCTGGTGACATCAAATCGGGTTCGGGCTTTGACGGAGAGGAATCTTCCGGAAAACTAAAAAAGCACTACGCAGTTCAGGTCGCGCATTACACGAACATTCTGGAGCTGCTCAGTTTTTCTGACGGTACCAAGAGCGCTGTAATCTTGGATGGTGGGTACAAGCAAGTTCCCTATGCTCTTGCCGCCCCCCAGGGGATGCGTAATAAGACAACCTGGTGGGAGCTGTATCTTGAGACGCTTCAATACATACGACAACTGCTGGACCGAAGCGAAACGTCCCGTGCTGCCTTGTCTGCGCAATGCGGCCACTGCCATTGGCGTCGACGATGTGACGAGGTTTTGCGCGAGGTCGACGATCTCACCTTAATTGCTGAATTGGGACGTGCAAAACGTGATGCGATGTTCGCCACTTTCCCGAACGTTGCTTCTCTTGCCGCTTGCGACCCTGCGAGTTACATCAGCGGCGCCAAAACGTCATTTGCTGGAATTGGCCCGGACACGCTGCAAAAGTACCGGGCTAGGGCGATTTTGTTGACGCAACCCGACGCCAAGCCCTATTTTCGTGAACCGGTTGAGCTCCCTTTGTCCGAGATAGAGGTCTTCTTTGATATTGAGGATGATCCCATGCGAGGGATTTGCTACCTACACGGATTTGTAGAGCGCAGGGGCGGCGCGAATGGAACGGAGCGCTACATAGCATGCATTGCCTCAGAACCCACTCCTGCTGCGGAGGCGGTCGCCTTTCGGAGCGCTTGGGAATATCTAATGGGGTTTGATGGCGCGGCGCGAGTCTATTACTACTCTAAGTACGAACGTACGGCTTGGAAAAAATTGGCTGAGCGGTACCCAGAAGTCTGCAGCATAGACGACGTGGATGCGCTATTTCTAAAAGAGTGGATGGTCGATCTGCTCTACGACGTGGTTTCAAAGACAGAGTGGCCGGTCAATAACCGCTCCATAAAAACACTGGCCAAATACTTGGGATTCCGGTGGCGCGATTCCAATCCGTCTGGTGCGGCCTCTATCGAGTGGTATGACCAGTGGGTGCAGACTGGAAGCGCAGAGGTGCGCCAGCGCATCCTTGATTACAACGAAGACGATTGCCGAGCAACGCGAGTTCTGCTGGATGGTTTGCGCAAAATAGCAGGCTATTGA